From Daucus carota subsp. sativus chromosome 6, DH1 v3.0, whole genome shotgun sequence, the proteins below share one genomic window:
- the LOC108225067 gene encoding probable LRR receptor-like serine/threonine-protein kinase At4g37250: MNSQSFGLHLWWKFLALSSLVVSTSALNTDGVLLLSLKYSILSDPLGVLAKWNFNDENPCSWGGVRCGANSSVIDLSLPNSQLLGSIPSNLGMFKNLQSLDLSNNSINGSIPSSMYNLTSLEKLDLSNNLISGELSELVGGLENLQVFNLSDNALAGYIPKNLTTLHNLTVVSLKSNYFSGSLPSGFNSVQILDLSSNLINGSLPSAFGSSSLQYFNLSYNRISGQIPVEFGRRFPENVTIDLSVNNLTGPIPESKVFNSQESKSFSGNYQLCGKPLKNNLCPIPSTMSAVPNVTEATSPPAIAAIPKTIPSSNNVPSKNGFRVGTILGIVVGDVLGVTILALISVYVYKVKKKRTEKRVRDEAKDFEWASSSEAKKEASSWGCFSKRRYDDSEESSVSSESSSLDEKKDSVKCDQAEVDRKRSSKNLVTVDGGEKELELEALLKASAYILGATGSSIMYKAVLEDGTMLAVRRIGESGLERFRDFENQVRVIAKLVHPNLVQIRGFYWGADEKLIIYDFVPNGSLANARYRKAGSSPCSLPWEVRLKIAKGMARGLAYIHEKKHVHGNLKPSNILLGADMEPKIGDFGLERLVVGDNSYKSSASARNFGSKRSTASRDSFQDTAGGATPSPSPSALGCSPYYAPESLRSLKPNQKWDVFSFGVVLLELLTGKVIVSDELGPTVVIGNATLADEERNKVLRMADVAIRGDMEGKEESLLALLRLGYSCISPVPQKRPAMKEALHGLEKFPLSTTSSAYLYGH, encoded by the exons ATGAACTCCCAAAGCTTTGGTCTCCACTTATGGTGGAaatttcttgcactcagttctCTTGTTGTAAGTACATCAGCACTCAACACAGATGGTGTGCTTTTGCTTTCTCTCAAGTACTCTATCTTGAGTGATCCACTAGGTGTTTTAGCCAAATGGAACTTCAATGATGAAAATCCATGTTCTTGGGGAGGTGTTAGATGTGGTGCAAATTCTAGTGTCATTGATCTCTCTCTCCCAAATTCTCAGCTTCTTGGCTCCATTCCATCCAATCTTGGAATGTTTAAAAACCTGCAATCACTTGATCTTTCTAACAATTCAATCAATGGCTCCATACCATCTTCAATGTACAACCTTACGAGTCTCGAAAAACTTGACCTTTCCAACAATTTGATCTCTGGGGAGCTCTCTGAGCTTGTTGGAGGACTTGAAAATCTTCAAGTGTTCAACTTGTCTGATAATGCATTAGCTGGATACATCCCGAAAAATCTCACCACCCTTCATAATTTAACTGTTGTTTCCTTGAAGAGTAACTACTTTTCTGGTAGTCTTCCTAGTGGTTTTAATTCAGTTCAGATTTTAGATCTATCTTCCAATCTCATTAATGGATCACTTCCTTCAGCTTTCGGAAGCTCTAGTCTTCAGTACTTTAACTTGTCGTATAACAGAATCTCCGGCCAAATTCCAGTTGAATTTGGCCGAAGATTCCCTGAAAACGTCACGATAGATTTATCTGTCAACAATCTTACTGGTCCTATTCCAGAGTCTAAAGTTTTTAATAGTCAAGAAAGCAAGTCATTTTCGGGGAATTATCAACTTTGTGGTAAACCACTAAAGAATAATCTTTGTCCCATTCCATCTACTATGTCAGCCGTGCCTAATGTAACTGAAGCCACGTCTCCTCCCGCGATTGCAGCGATCCCCAAGACGATACCTTCCTCGAACAATGTACCATCAAAAAACGGTTTCAGAGTAGGTACAATCTTGGGAATTGTGGTCGGTGATGTATTGGGAGTTACGATACTTGCATTGATTTCTGTTTACGTTTATAAAGTGAAGAAGAAAAGGACAGAAAAAAGAGTGAGAGATGAGGCCAAGGATTTCGAGTGGGCTTCTTCTTCTGAGGCGAAAAAAGAAGCAAGTTCATGGGGGTGTTTTAGTAAACGAAGATACGACGACTCAGAAGAGTCGTCGGTCTCATCTGAGTCTTCATCCTTGGATGAGAAAAAAGATTCTGTAAAATGTGATCAGGCGGAAGTTGATAGGAAGAGATCGTCGAAGAATCTTGTGACAGTTGATGGAGGGGAGAAGGAACTTGAGCTCGAGGCTTTGCTCAAGGCGTCGGCTTATATATTAGGTGCAACTGGTTCGAGTATAATGTATAAGGCTGTGCTGGAAGATGGGACAATGCTGGCAGTTCGGAGAATTGGAGAAAGTGGCCTTGAGCGGTTCAGGGATTTTGAGAATCAGGTTCGAGTCATTGCCAAATTGGTGCATCCTAATCTGGTTCAGATTCGGGGATTTTACTGGGGTGCTGATGAGAAGCTTATCATATATGATTTTGTTCCAAATGGTAGTCTTGCCAATGCCCGTTACA GAAAAGCTGGATCTTCACCGTGTTCTTTACCTTGGGAAGTACGGCTCAAGATAGCAAAAGGAATGGCCCGAGGGCTAGCATACATCCATGAGAAGAAACACGTCCATGGTAATTTGAAGCCTAGTAACATCTTGTTGGGTGCAGATATGGAGCCCAAGATCGGAGATTTTGGTCTTGAGAGGCTTGTAGTGGGGGATAATAGTTATAAATCTAGTGCTTCAGCTCGCAACTTTGGTAGCAAGAGGTCCACAGCATCTCGTGATAGTTTCCAGGATACTGCAGGTGGGGCTACCCCGAGTCCAAGCCCAAGCGCGCTGGGATGTTCCCCTTATTATGCGCCAGAATCCCTTAGAAGTCTGAAGCCCAACCAAAAATGGGATGTATTCTCATTTGGCGTGGTGTTGCTTGAATTGTTGACAGGAAAAGTCATTGTTTCGGATGAACTAGGCCCCACTGTGGTGATCGGGAATGCCACATTGGCAGACGAAGAGAGGAATAAGGTTCTGAGGATGGCTGATGTGGCAATACGTGGTGACATGGAAGGCAAGGAAGAGTCTTTGTTGGCATTATTGAGATTAGGATACAGCTGTATATCTCCAGTGCCACAAAAGAGACCAGCAATGAAAGAGGCTCTGCATGGCCTAGAGAAGTTTCCATTGTCTACTACTTCTTCAGCATATCTGTATGGTCACTAG
- the LOC108226847 gene encoding E3 ubiquitin-protein ligase APD2: MPRTTLLRAGYQSLNHSDRNHVDFVKSDLQDESQLVVDFLVRIMVYVTLMVVIMVMIMLIMKFMKVYDQEADSVVASSSETDRLLPKETMSYLDYGTCCEQDSVLKNYSSSSSEDLYDENICIICYDNSRNCFFVPCGHCATCCACAKRIVDDGENKNCPICRRLIQKVRKLFTS; this comes from the exons ATGCCTCGGACCACACTACTAAGAGCAGGATATCAAAGCCTAAATCATTCCGATAGAAATCATGTTGATTTCGTCAAAAGTGACCTTCAA GATGAATCGCAACTCGTGGTAGACTTTCTGGTTCGTATCATGGTCTATGTCACACTCATGG TGGTGATCATGGTCATGATTATGTTAATTATGAAGTTCATGAAAGTTTATGATCAAGAGGCGGACTCTGTAGTGGCTTCGTCGTCAGAGACTGACAGGTTGTTACCAAAGGAGACGATGTCGTACTTGGATTATGGAACATGCTGTGAGCAGGATTCAGTGCTGAAGAATTATAGCAGCAGCTCATCGGAGGACTTGTATGACGAAAATATATGCATAATTTGTTATGACAACTCGAGGAATTGTTTTTTTGTTCCTTGTGGCCATTGTGCTACTTGTTGCGCTTGTGCCAAGAG GATTGTTGATGATGGAGAAAACAAGAATTGTCCGATATGCAGAAGATTGATTCAAAAAGTGAGGAAATTGTTCACTTCATAG
- the LOC108225503 gene encoding aspartic proteinase 36 isoform X2, translated as MSLDSMAPRSLTIITSLLLILIAILFSRQPVCCSVNNNDFILRRPDDGTNRHILFLPLTLSHPPANSSAARRHLHPNAHMRLHDDLLKNGYYTTRLFIGTPPQKFALIVDTGSTATYVPCSSCEQCGTHQDPRFQPELSTTYQPVKCNYDCTCDDDSGQCTYERQYAEMSSSSGVLGSDVISFGDQSELKPQRAVFGCETVETGDLYRQRADGIMGLGRGDLSIVDQLVDNGVISDSFSLCYGGMDVGGGAMVLGGVSPPNDMIFTYSNAVRSQYYNVELKEFHVAGKPLSLDPSVFDRKHGTVLDSGTTYTYLPEDAFVEFKKAIMKEVTSLKQISGPDPSDISELSKFFPTVDMVFENGQKYSLFPENYLFRHSKMHGGYCLGFFKNGDQSTLLGGIIVRNTFVTYDREHDRIGFWKTNCSELWERLNATGAHSPAASPAGPSTVDSPRSSAVLPPEANPAADSPYFHIEEPRIGRVTFSMSFNVTYTIIKPHIKELAHNVAEELELQASQVRIKNFSSEGNGSLIRLAISPAGSDDYMSNTTALSILSRFADHSITLPEIFGTYQLSSWAAELPLKRTWWQQHHVAVVVTIILALLLGLSVSGTWFIWRRRQQTITYRPVSSSAFSEQELQPIVS; from the exons ATGAGTCTTGATTCAATGGCACCGCGAAGTTTAACGATAATAACCTCTCTTCTCCTCATCTTAATTGCGATCCTTTTTTCCCGCCAACCAGTCTGCTGTTCAGTTAACAACAACGATTTCATTCTCCGGCGCCCTGACGACGGCACCAACCGCCACATTCTCTTCCtccctctcactctctctcatcCTCCCGCCAATTCCTCCGCCGCTCGCCGCCACCTTCATCCCAACGCTCACATGCGCCTTCATGACGATCTCTTGAAAAACGG GTATTATACTACTCGGCTTTTTATCGGAACTCCACCGCAGAAATTTGCTCTCATTGTCGACACAGGGAGTACTGCTACTTACGTTCCTTGCTCTTCTTGTGAACAATGCGGCACTCATCAG GACCCAAGGTTTCAGCCAGAGTTGTCTACCACTTACCAACCTGTAAAATGCAATTATGATTGCACATGTGACGATGACAGTGGGCAATGTACTTACGAAAGACAGTATGCTGAAATGAGTTCTAGCAGTGGAGTTCTTGGTAGTGACGTTATTTCTTTTGGTGACCAAAGTGAGCTGAAGCCACAACGTGCTGTTTTTGGCTGTGAAACTGTAGAAACTGGTGACCTCTATAGGCAACGTGCTGATGGCATAATGGGTCTGGGACGTGGTGATCTTAGTATTGTTGATCAGCTTGTTGATAATGGTGTAATAAGTGATTCCTTTTCCTTATGCTACGGTGGAATGGATGTTGGTGGCGGCGCTATGGTTCTTGGAGGAGTTTCACCTCCAAATGATATGATTTTTACCTATTCAAATGCGGTCCGCAG TCAATATTACAATGTCGAGTTAAAGGAGTTTCACGTTGCTGGGAAGCCTTTGTCTTTAGATCCCAGTGTTTTTGACAGAAAACATGGAACTGTGCTAGATAGTGGGACAACTTATACATATTTACCAGAAGACGCATTTGTAGAGTTTAAGAAAGCG ATAATGAAGGAGGTCACTTCCTTGAAGCAGATTAGTGGTCCTGACCCAAG TGATATTTCAGAATTGTCAAAATTCTTTCCAACTGTTGATATGGTATTTGAAAACGGACAAAAGTATTCTCTATTTCCAGAAAACTACTTGTTCCGA CACTCCAAGATGCATGGTGGATACTGTCTTGGATTTTTTAAGAATGGGGATCAGAGTACTCTATTAGGAG GAATAATTGTCCGCAATACTTTTGTGACATATGACCGTGAACATGACAGGATTGGTTTCTGGAAAACTAATTGTTCAGAGTTATGGGAGAGGCTTAATGCTACTGGTGCACATTCTCCTGCAGCATCTCCAGCTGGACCTTCAACTGTGGATAGTCCAAGATCCTCTGCAGTATTGCCACCTGAAGCAAATCCAGCTGCAGATTCACCTTATTTTCATATAG AGGAACCCAGAATTGGGCGTGTAACATTTAGTATGTCTTTCAATGTTACATATACAATCATTAAGCCTCACATCAAAGAGCTTGCTCACAATGTAGCCGAGGAGTTGGAATTACAAGCCTCACAG GTGCGAATAAAGAATTTTTCTTCAGAAGGAAATGGTTCACTCATACGATTGGCCATTTCGCCAGCAGGCTCTGATGACTACATGTCCAATACAACTGCACTA AGTATATTATCTCGGTTTGCTGATCATAGCATAACACTTCCTGAAATCTTTGGAACTTATCAGCTTTCAAGCTGGGCGGCTGAACTCCCACTAAAGCG GACGTGGTGGCAGCAACATCATGTAGCTGTGGTCGTGACAATCATTTTGGCGCTGCTTCTTGGCTTGTCAGTTTCTGGAACATGGTTTATTTGGAGACGAAGACagcaaacaattacatacaggCCTGTTAGCTCTTCTGCTTTTTCAGAGCAAGAACTCCAGCCCATTGTAAGTTGA
- the LOC108225503 gene encoding aspartic proteinase 36 isoform X1: protein MSLDSMAPRSLTIITSLLLILIAILFSRQPVCCSVNNNDFILRRPDDGTNRHILFLPLTLSHPPANSSAARRHLHPNAHMRLHDDLLKNGYYTTRLFIGTPPQKFALIVDTGSTATYVPCSSCEQCGTHQDPRFQPELSTTYQPVKCNYDCTCDDDSGQCTYERQYAEMSSSSGVLGSDVISFGDQSELKPQRAVFGCETVETGDLYRQRADGIMGLGRGDLSIVDQLVDNGVISDSFSLCYGGMDVGGGAMVLGGVSPPNDMIFTYSNAVRSQYYNVELKEFHVAGKPLSLDPSVFDRKHGTVLDSGTTYTYLPEDAFVEFKKAIMKEVTSLKQISGPDPRYNDICFSGAGSDISELSKFFPTVDMVFENGQKYSLFPENYLFRHSKMHGGYCLGFFKNGDQSTLLGGIIVRNTFVTYDREHDRIGFWKTNCSELWERLNATGAHSPAASPAGPSTVDSPRSSAVLPPEANPAADSPYFHIEEPRIGRVTFSMSFNVTYTIIKPHIKELAHNVAEELELQASQVRIKNFSSEGNGSLIRLAISPAGSDDYMSNTTALSILSRFADHSITLPEIFGTYQLSSWAAELPLKRTWWQQHHVAVVVTIILALLLGLSVSGTWFIWRRRQQTITYRPVSSSAFSEQELQPIVS, encoded by the exons ATGAGTCTTGATTCAATGGCACCGCGAAGTTTAACGATAATAACCTCTCTTCTCCTCATCTTAATTGCGATCCTTTTTTCCCGCCAACCAGTCTGCTGTTCAGTTAACAACAACGATTTCATTCTCCGGCGCCCTGACGACGGCACCAACCGCCACATTCTCTTCCtccctctcactctctctcatcCTCCCGCCAATTCCTCCGCCGCTCGCCGCCACCTTCATCCCAACGCTCACATGCGCCTTCATGACGATCTCTTGAAAAACGG GTATTATACTACTCGGCTTTTTATCGGAACTCCACCGCAGAAATTTGCTCTCATTGTCGACACAGGGAGTACTGCTACTTACGTTCCTTGCTCTTCTTGTGAACAATGCGGCACTCATCAG GACCCAAGGTTTCAGCCAGAGTTGTCTACCACTTACCAACCTGTAAAATGCAATTATGATTGCACATGTGACGATGACAGTGGGCAATGTACTTACGAAAGACAGTATGCTGAAATGAGTTCTAGCAGTGGAGTTCTTGGTAGTGACGTTATTTCTTTTGGTGACCAAAGTGAGCTGAAGCCACAACGTGCTGTTTTTGGCTGTGAAACTGTAGAAACTGGTGACCTCTATAGGCAACGTGCTGATGGCATAATGGGTCTGGGACGTGGTGATCTTAGTATTGTTGATCAGCTTGTTGATAATGGTGTAATAAGTGATTCCTTTTCCTTATGCTACGGTGGAATGGATGTTGGTGGCGGCGCTATGGTTCTTGGAGGAGTTTCACCTCCAAATGATATGATTTTTACCTATTCAAATGCGGTCCGCAG TCAATATTACAATGTCGAGTTAAAGGAGTTTCACGTTGCTGGGAAGCCTTTGTCTTTAGATCCCAGTGTTTTTGACAGAAAACATGGAACTGTGCTAGATAGTGGGACAACTTATACATATTTACCAGAAGACGCATTTGTAGAGTTTAAGAAAGCG ATAATGAAGGAGGTCACTTCCTTGAAGCAGATTAGTGGTCCTGACCCAAGGTATAATGACATTTGTTTCTCTGGTGCTGGAAG TGATATTTCAGAATTGTCAAAATTCTTTCCAACTGTTGATATGGTATTTGAAAACGGACAAAAGTATTCTCTATTTCCAGAAAACTACTTGTTCCGA CACTCCAAGATGCATGGTGGATACTGTCTTGGATTTTTTAAGAATGGGGATCAGAGTACTCTATTAGGAG GAATAATTGTCCGCAATACTTTTGTGACATATGACCGTGAACATGACAGGATTGGTTTCTGGAAAACTAATTGTTCAGAGTTATGGGAGAGGCTTAATGCTACTGGTGCACATTCTCCTGCAGCATCTCCAGCTGGACCTTCAACTGTGGATAGTCCAAGATCCTCTGCAGTATTGCCACCTGAAGCAAATCCAGCTGCAGATTCACCTTATTTTCATATAG AGGAACCCAGAATTGGGCGTGTAACATTTAGTATGTCTTTCAATGTTACATATACAATCATTAAGCCTCACATCAAAGAGCTTGCTCACAATGTAGCCGAGGAGTTGGAATTACAAGCCTCACAG GTGCGAATAAAGAATTTTTCTTCAGAAGGAAATGGTTCACTCATACGATTGGCCATTTCGCCAGCAGGCTCTGATGACTACATGTCCAATACAACTGCACTA AGTATATTATCTCGGTTTGCTGATCATAGCATAACACTTCCTGAAATCTTTGGAACTTATCAGCTTTCAAGCTGGGCGGCTGAACTCCCACTAAAGCG GACGTGGTGGCAGCAACATCATGTAGCTGTGGTCGTGACAATCATTTTGGCGCTGCTTCTTGGCTTGTCAGTTTCTGGAACATGGTTTATTTGGAGACGAAGACagcaaacaattacatacaggCCTGTTAGCTCTTCTGCTTTTTCAGAGCAAGAACTCCAGCCCATTGTAAGTTGA
- the LOC108225230 gene encoding uncharacterized protein LOC108225230: protein MGTICDEDKCVKFKSAGSDHSRDEDALLQDQEDESLSLSDLSSNKKVEKHEKAQRKLEAQEEFNFSSCGGSFLEDSQMCAADEVFFKGKLLPFRHSISSETGLAMFRHDIRPFISRSQSMDHRYTSNSTGSPSGTSGTTTRSSSIRSSLSSGSTSSTIARVPQLLNRKPPRVKIRNQFHSHPSPTPQIRLSTSRHRNTNHTHHWSQKLRFFHMGGSVQTPEIKLADLKIRRNSTVNTGINFGSRNSNSSTGTSNSNASSDAKTKKKYWAFFNECKCKVDTVDQTAGRRLISVRKSNSCVNYETIGGDTKKEKEKGKQAMSRHRTFEWLKQIATADVSVNGRPDCDEFDRSN, encoded by the coding sequence ATGGGGACTATATGTGATGAAGACAAATGTGTTAAATTCAAGTCTGCTGGTTCAGATCATAGTAGAGATGAGGATGCGTTACTGCAAGATCAAGAAGATGAATCTTTGTCTCTGTCTGATCTTTCCAGCAACAAGAAGGTTGAAAAACACGAAAAGGCGCAGCGTAAATTAGAGGCTCAAGAAGAGTTTAACTTCAGCTCTTGTGGCGGGTCTTTTCTGGAAGACTCGCAGATGTGCGCAGCTGATGAAGTCTTCTTCAAAGGCAAACTTCTCCCTTTCCGTCACTCCATAAGTTCTGAAACCGGGTTAGCCATGTTCCGTCATGACATCCGTCCATTCATCTCGAGATCCCAATCCATGGATCACCGGTACACGAGCAATAGTACCGGTTCTCCTAGTGGTACCAGTGGCACGACCACTAGGAGCAGCAGCATAAGGAGCTCACTGAGTAGCGGAAGCACATCCAGTACTATTGCTCGTGTACCACAGCTTCTCAACCGGAAGCCGCCACGAGTCAAAATCCGAAACCAGTTCCACTCCCACCCGAGTCCCACCCCACAAATCCGGCTCTCAACGAGCCGACACCGCAACACAAACCACACTCATCACTGGAGCCAGAAGCTAAGGTTTTTCCACATGGGGGGTTCAGTCCAAACCCCAGAAATCAAACTCGCAGACCTCAAAATCCGCCGCAACAGCACCGTCAACACCGGCATCAATTTCGGCAGCCGCAACAGCAACAGCAGTACCGGAACAAGCAATAGTAACGCAAGTAGTGACGCAAAGACAAAAAAGAAATACTGGGCGTTTTTCAACGAGTGCAAGTGTAAGGTAGACACTGTGGATCAAACAGCAGGAAGGAGATTAATTAGTGTAAGGAAGAGTAACAGTTGCGTTAATTATGAGACAATTGGAGGAGACACGAAGAAGGAGAAAGAAAAAGGAAAGCAGGCAATGTCACGTCATAGAACATTTGAATGGTTAAAGCAGATAGCAACTGCAGATGTTAGTGTTAATGGTAGGCCAGATTGTGATGAGTTTGACAGAAGCAACTAG